One genomic region from Plasmodium malariae genome assembly, contig: PmUG01_00_43, whole genome shotgun sequence encodes:
- the PmUG01_00072900 gene encoding Plasmodium exported protein, unknown function gives MPTFFTKAIIFSILIWVLKYSDKISIYRKSWNKEYNRNNIFNAQFTRLLSSETKVKEERKRKMLKKGTKDLLYESDDSSVERPNSLEHNNDFRKIFTNLMQRDISELEFNDLMKYTKIQKQQDSFNTEQNLKKKYNDLKHYDNVQTCTNAFTPLKNEDLKNQLDLFQNYSSNSHHYYKHQDMVKSHLYIRKGLQLYFLFNSKKKLIKILLALSTLIILCISIALSLNNAKLYFSDQLKDYAKYICKLYIQYPKGAV, from the exons atgcctACCTTTTTTACTAAagctattattttttccattttaataTGGGTTTTGAAATATTCAGATAAG atatCTATTTATCGTAAATCATGGAACAAAGAATACAAccgaaataatatatttaacgcACAATTTACAAGATTACTAAGTAGTGAaacaaaagtaaaagaagAGCGAAAACgcaaaatgttaaaaaaaggaacaaaagATTTATTATACGAAAGTGATGATTCCTCTGTAGAAAGACCAAATTCATTGGAACATAATAATGACTttcgaaaaatatttactaatTTAATGCAACGTGATATATCTGAGCTAGAATTTAAtgatttaatgaaatatactAAAATTCAAAAACAACAGGATTCATTCAACACtgaacaaaatttaaaaaaaaaatataacgaCTTAAAACATTATGATAATGTTCAAACATGTACAAATGCATTTACacctttaaaaaatgaagactTAAAGAATCAGTTAGATTTATTTCAAAACTACTCAAGCAATAGTCATCATTACTATAAACATCAAGATATGGTTAAAAGTCACTTGTATATAAGAAAGGGTCTtcaactatattttttatttaattcaaaaaagaaattgattaaaatattattagcaTTGTCTActcttattatattatgcatTTCTATTGCATTATCATTGAACAAtgcaaaattatattttagcGATCAACTTAAAGACTATgcgaaatatatatgtaaattatatatacaataccCTAAAGGAGctgtttaa